A region of the Phaseolus vulgaris cultivar G19833 chromosome 11, P. vulgaris v2.0, whole genome shotgun sequence genome:
GTGGCTAAAATGAGTGAAAGAAATCATGAAGTATTGATGTATGGAGAATGATAATGAAGCTTAAGAGAGGTTAGGTCAACTACTAAGAGGTTCCATGGTAAAACACTTAGAAATAAGGCTAGCAAGGAGTGAGTTAAGAGACTAGTTGAGGTtgaaatttggcagcaattcaatAGTCTATTCAAATCTAATTTACAAGGGGGCTAgcacttgtatttatagtgctaTGGGCAACCAAGGTGCAAGCTTTAACTCTAAAAAATTTCCACTCATAGAAGAACAAGCGACCTCTCTAATTGGAGCAAATCCTCTCAAATTAGAGGTTGACAAGTGTCTTCCTCTAATTGGAGAATATCCTCTCCATTCCCATGAAGACAAATGGCCTTTTGGAATTGGTGGGAATCCTCTCCATTGAGGGGATGTAATGTAGACCTTCATGCCTTCCTTGACACTCTATGCTTTCTATTTGCACTATAGTAATTTATTCGTGCACCCTAGATGGTCTAGAGTGTCATTGGGTCCAAGGAGGTTGAATTATAACTCTATTTATACTCTTTCTTTTCCTAGTTACACCCTACTCTAATTGGCCCAAAATGTGGCCCAAGAAAGTAGTCCAAAATAAAATCTATACTACTCTATACAATGTTTATAAAACTAGAGAAAAATGCATGAACATACAATAATTAATTCTCCCTGAGATGAGAGTCTTCTGAGCTCCTTTTCTACTTCCAATCTTCTTAGGCAAATGTTTCGAGGTTGGATGGGTTTTCGTCATTCCCTCCCCTTCAAGaaggatttgtcctcagatCTTGAATGATGTTCAAGGACAACAAtctctctttattttttattttccttcaaGGTCAAATATCCATCTACAataaacatcaaacaaacatgAAACAAGtttgtttaaaagaaaaattaagaaaaagaaaatagaacaaaaataaggccctttatttttatatttttattttttgaaaaatagggtccttttaaaaaatatttgtgttgtTCTTTGCCTAAACTAAGCAACAACATCACAAAGTGTTGTTTTTGACATTTTTGTGAAAAAGAACTAGTATTATCtaattgaaaagaagagttcaaagtattGAAATCCCGCTCTAAGGATTCTTTCTTGGCTATGTTTGTAGGGGGTGTCATAAGAGACTTTTCTTCCTTTTTggtttcttctcttcttcttcttcaatgaaACCTTCATTTGTCTTCTCTATGGAGgaacaatttaaatttatatttgagTCTCTTATCTTATTAGTAGATCATTAACAAGTTCATTAGATTTAGGTTTCCATAAGGTCTTGAAGtttcaattcattttatttgaattcCTTGGGTTTCTTCAAATCTGCACTTTTCTGGAAATTCTGAGTTGGctggaaaaaaattatatcaattcATATAGTGCGAGTTTTGATATGAAAATTTTATGCTGAGTTCATGTGTGAGGAAGATTGTCCTAaagttttgtaaaaaaaaaatcgaagtaaaaaaatatataaatctgGAAAGACAAGAACTCGAATTCAAAGAGCTGAGCGAAGTTCATAGCTCCCAACGAGTAGCATTGTTGTTGGATTTATCATTTTTCGTGTAAAAAGTGAATTgatatggattttttttttgtgttccATGTGGCTTGaagtttttgtaaaaaaaaaataaaaaaatcaaggcTGAATcacttatgaaaaaaaaaaatataaaacaaacaagtgcataaaaaaaattcattctataattttttgttttgttttgaaatctattctagTGTTGTTCTCAAGTTTCTTATTTGAGTGCTTACTATTTTTTGTTAGCTTTAATTGTTGATTTGTGTCTTAAAATACTCCTTGCACTTGTCATAATAATTCTATTTGagtttaacaatttttttaattgagctTTTCTTGATTTCTAATTGTTGGCCTCTTAAGGTGAATTTCATCTTGTTTGGAATTGTGGTTTAGAAGTTGTGAAAGCTAATTTCTATTTGATAATTCCTTGTTAAAGACTTGCAAACAATGCATAAAATTGGAAAGGGAAGCAATTGAAGATTGAGAATTAAGACCAtacaaagtgaaggaagaattGACAACTTGAAGAAAATAAGTCATTAAAAATTGTAGTAATAACAACACTATATCACGAAACCTTTTAGTTCATTTATTGTCTTTGATTTTCTTGCTTCcgttttgtttggaaaaattctCTCAGAGCAATCTCATTAAGACATTGTAATAGTTAATTCGAACATTAGAGAGTGAGAGTATGTCAAGGGGCTCTAAGTCTCACTTGCACTCTCACCTGTGACACAACTAGTttactttttttcatttcttctttcttctttagtTTCTtgctttgttttatttttaagtctCTATGGTACATAGGATCTTTCCTTCCATTGTAGTTGATCTTCTTTTGGTCATTAGGAAGCCTTGCACACACACCACAATTAGGAAAAATTGTTTAGAAGTCTATTTGAGGGAAATTTGTTAAGACTATCTAAGGTAAGATCTGAATAAAGAAAGATTTGGTACTTAAGCAGTCCTactgactcacctctctttcctagGAGTGAACTTGGAGAAATCTTGACTTGTGGACCTTATTTCaaacttacaaaaaaaaaattcaaaacctatttgtgaaaatctttgtCATTCAATTTTTAAATCAAACTCTATGTGAaaacctttttattttaattaaaaaatgagtcATCATCCTTTATCAAGTATCTAAGGTAGCAATAAGGAGCCCAATGAGGCTTGTGGGTGGAAAGCAAAACTTAggtatttttaaagaaaatcaaatagagaagagaaatagaaaatttgatgattttagaaatgaaattaaaaaagataTGAAGGACTCATTGACCCAAATGGTTTTCAATCAAAGTAAGGGCAAGAGGTAGGAAAAAGAAGAACCTAGGCataaaataaattctaactTTGATGAGCACTCTAAGAGGGAGTTTTTGTATCAACTCCATAAACTTCAACAAAGAAATAGAATTGTAGAAGAATATAGGCAAAAAATGAAGTTACTTATGTTGAGTGCAGGAATAAGGGAAGAACCTAGAAAAACCATTGACAGATTCCAGAGTGGTCTAATCCTAGAAATTCGGGATAGAGTTAACTTTttaccttttgatgatttgaATAATTTGCTTCATTTATGTGTTAGGGTAAAATAACAACTCAAGAGAATATCTGCTTTTAAGGAAGATTATCCTAACACATCCTATTCCAGGAGAGAGTTTAAGAGGGAGGGTTACCCCTCCAAATCCAGGTATGAAAGGTCACGAGAGGAAGAAAgcgaaagaaaaatagaaaagtcTATATTGATAACATTTTACCTTTTATAACAACCCTTGTGAGGAAGTGCTTAAAGAAAAATTTGCATTTGGAGCTGAaccaaatataaatttaaattgttcCTCCATAGAGAAGACAAATGAAGGTTtcgttgaagaagaagaagagaagaaaccAAAAAGGAAGAAGAGTCTCTTATGACACCCCCTACAAACATAGCCAAGAAAGAATCCTTAGAGCGGGATTTCaatactttgaactcttcttttcaattaGATAATACTAGTTATTTTTCACAAAAATGTCAAAAACAACACTTTGTGATGTTGTTGCTTAGTTTACGCAAAGAacaacacaaatattttttaaaaggaccctatttttcaaaaaataaaaaaataaaaataaagggccttaattttgttctattttctttttcttaatttttattttaaacaaactTGTTTCAATTGCTTCCCTTTCCAATTTATGCATTGTTTGCAAGTCTTTAACAAAGAATTATCAAATAGAAATTAGCTTTCACAACTTCTACTAAACCACAATTCTAAACAAGATGAAATTCACCTTAAGAGGCCAACAATTAGAAATCAAGAAAagctcaattaaaaaaattgttaaactCAAATAGAATTATTATGACAAGTGCAAGGAGTATTTTAAGACACAAATCAACAATTAAAGCTAACAAAAAATAGTAAACACTCAAATAAGAAACCTGAGAACAACActagaatagatttcaaaacaaaaaaaattatagaataaattttttttatgcacttgtctgttttatattttttttttccataagtGATTCAGCCttggttttttttcttcttacaaAAACTTCAATCCACatagaacataaaaaaaaaatccatatcAATTCACTTTTTACACGAAAAATGATAAATCCAATAACAATGCTACTCGCTGGGAGCTATGAACTTCGCTCAGCTCTTTGAAATTGAGTTCTTGTCCTTTCcagatttatatatttttttacttcgattttttttacaaaacttTAGGACAATCTTCCTCACACATGAACTCAACATAAAATTTTCTTATCAAAACTCGCACTATATgaattgatataatttttttccagACAACTCAGAATTTCCAGAAAAGTGCAGATTTGAAGAAACCCAAGgaattcaaataaaatgaattgaaaCTTCAAGACCTTATGGAAACCTAACTCTAATGAACTTGTTAATGATCTACTAATAAGATAAGAGACTCAAAAcctcaaaaaaataaaaacacacaaAAGGAACAATATGACAAACATCTTGTGGTCTAAAAAAAAGACAAGAAACTAAAATTGAATCAAAGTACTATTCGAATCTTATGACATAAATGGAAATCACATGACTTATGACAATGGGTAATggattaaaaaatgaaaataaaacatcataaactgaatataaataaaactcattttttttaaaaagaacacAAGCAAACACAAATAGAAGTCCTACTACACAAGAATGGACGGTTCAAGTAGGATTAAGCATTTTGAACCGAATAAACCAAACAAAACAACAATTAAACGGTGGAAACAAATGAAAAACAGATTCAAGACATCCAAAATAGTGAGTGAATAAGACGAAAAAAAGTGATAAAACACAAGTTAGAACAACTTATCTCATGAAGACAACCAAACCTCTAGATACCAATTGATGCAATCCTAGCTTGCATGGCTTTGTgtcttttgttttaaatttttgggGTGTAAAATTTGGTGGCTAAAATGAGTAAAAGAAATCATGAAGTATTGGTGTATTGAGAATGATAATGAAGCTTAAGAGAGGTTAGGCCAACTCCTAAGAGGTTCCATGCTAAAACATTTAGAAATAAGGCTAGTAAGGAGTGGGCTAAAAGACTAGTTAAGGCtaaaatttggcagcaattcaatAGCTTATTCAAAGATAATTTACAAGGGGGCTaacacttgtatttatagtgctaTGGGAGCCAAGGTGCAATCTTTAACTCTAAAAACTCTTCACTCATAAAAGGACAAACGATTCTCTCTAATTGGAGCAAATCCTTTCAAATTAAAGGTTGACAAGTGTCCTCCTCTAATTGGAGAATATCCTCTCCATTCCCATGAAGACAAATGGCTTTTTGGCATTGGTGGGAATCCTCTCCATTGAGGGGATGACATGTTGAccttcatgccttccttgccacTCCATGCTTTCTATTTGCACTCTAGTAATTTATTTGTGCATCCTAGATGGTTTAAAGTTGCATTGGGTCTAAGGAGGCCCAATTGTAACTCTAGCTAGACTCTTtccttttctatttacaccctacTCTAATTAGCTAAAAACATGGGCCAAGAAAGTGGCCCAAATAGAAGCCCAAAAGAAAGCCTATACTACTTTATACGATGTttataaaactaaagaaaaatggAAGTGCAGACAACAAATAATTCTCTTTGAGATGACAGTCTTTTGAGCTCCTTTTCGGCTTCCAATCTTTAGAGCCAAATGTTTCGAGGCTGAATGGGTTTTCATCATTTTATCTTGGATTCTTCTTACAAGTGGAGTGATTCCTCCATCTTTATTCACCTTCAGTGAATCTCTTATTCTCCATAAGTCTTCTCCATAACTTGAAAATTTCTTTACATTATACAATTTACCTTTGAGATTGAATTGGATTTTGAAATTGGGTAATATAGAACTCCAAACCATGTTAGACGATACTCTGTGTTGTCTTCTTCGAAATCATTTTTAAACTCTATTTCTGATTGAAAATTGTTTCCTAGAACATACAAATCTATTAGAATTAATGGCCTTAACAAGAGGGAGGGTATTGTTTAAGGGACGTTTTTCGcaaatatatgttaaaaatgAATATTGATATTGATTTACAGATAAACGAATTAGATCAGCCAAGAAAACAAAACTGTTAAACCAactatcagaaaaacaacctgttgaaattccgttttaaccgattgtttatggcGGTAGTGTTAAAATCACAATTCAATCAGATTTTAAATGATTGAGGGAAAGAGAAGATCACACCatcaattatactggttcactccttaCCAGAGCTACATCTCGTCCCCAAAAAACCACTGGTATTCACTAAGTAACCAACAACATATTACAATTACACAACActacaaagaggtgatcttgatccCACAAGAACACACACCCTCTTTGCCTTTTCACACAATCACCAGAGCTTCTAATTCACTTCTTGAACCACTTGCACAACCTTAGGAATCCTTAGCAAAGCTTGAATTAAATCTCCCTCAAAGTCTTTCTTAATCTCACTTTCTGTGTGTTTTCAAATATGGTGGGTAACCAGTTTTATAGCTCTTCAATCTAGCCGTTTTAGGCAGTTAAACATGAgccaaaaaaaattcaaatcaactgaaaacagatttaacaggtttttgaaaagctgttaagaaattcaaaaatcaaccgattgaaatgtcattttaaccggttgaattggttttgacagttagtcaaccaagaaaaaaatagttttgaaaacCCTCAAACAAGCTGGGTGCAAAACAACCGACTAAACCAtgaaatcaaccggttgtttttcacttggcttaaaaaaacacttttctttttttaaaacagattgattcaACTAGCATTGGTTTTAAGAATGATTTTTACAAATTCTAAACAACCTAGAACTTAACCCAAACACAACAGCACAATCATCAAGCTTTCTTCACATatttggaggcatcaaagcttcattttcTACAAAATCAATTGATTATGTTATTTCTTTATTAACAAGGAATCAAAATTTGGGTTTTTTGCATTCGAAGTTGAAGATTACTAAATCATGGTTTTCGTTCCATGTTTCACGTTTCTAGAGTTAGTTTCACTTTTCTTTAATGTAATTCCTTTCAATTTGTTTTCGTTTACAATTATGCTATGTTACATTTCCAACCTTTACATTTTTGCACTTTATGATTTTTGccatttacatttttttcaatttacatTTCTCCGCACTTTATGATTTTTTCCATTTACATTTTTGCAATTTACACCTCTTTATAATTTACTttctcaaaatttatatttatgtcgTTTCTGCTTACTAGTAGACGctcttttctctcttctttAGTATAACTATTAGACAGTCTAGTACGATTATCAACTAGACACTCTAATAGTTGTACTTAGCCTTTTGCTTTACTTATCTTCATTCACATTTCACTTTTGTTTTAGAGTTAAACTTTAGTTCTAATTTGATTTAAATTCTTATATTCATTAAATTGTTATACACAATTTCCTTTTAACGTCTAACACATACTATGTCTTTTAGTTctatattgaaaatttaatttttgtatgtTCAATTCCCGTTTTCAGTTTATGTTTAAGTTTACTTTCAAAGCTTTTAAATTCTGTCATTTACTTTTCAATTCTTTACATATTAAGTGTTGATTAACGATCTATTCGACAATTGTTTCTAGACGGACTAGTCTACACTCTATTTTACGtttcaatttaatttcaattcaaatttcccAGTTTTAAACATTGACTTCATAAACATGTTTTCCTTATACTAACATAGGTTGATCCTATATTACATTAAGGGAACTTAGTTTTATTTGTAAACATGACACTAAGTAAAAGATTTAAAAAGGATAGGAAAGTAAATTCTCAACTTAGCCTTTACCTCTAATACAAAGAAGGAAATCAACAAAAAGATAACCTGAAGCCCTAAACCCTAAAGGTAAGtataggaagaaaaaaaatatttactaagAACTAAAAATTATTGGGTATCTACATAACTTTACAAGCAAATATAAAATTGGATAATTAATTTACTACACACAAGTCCTAACAAGAATGCCAAAACTTATTAAGATTTTCCTTCAAGTGTACTAAATGAGAGTAGTATCTTAAATAAGTGTTGTATCCCAAATATTTATGCAAGTTTCAATAGTAATCGTAATCTATTTTTGATTTGCACTAAAATTTACAAAGAATGAAATTTCAATAAGATTTATTGAAGAGTTGAGTCATGAAACTAGCTTCAAAAGTAAATACTACTAAAACTAAGATAACTAATAAAAAGTATTGAGATTAAACTTCACCTTTCTATTACATTTTGCTGTAGTCGcctgatttatatatatatatatatatatatatatatatatatatatataaaagttaaaaatgttACCTTCAATCCCAATAAAAAAGAGATTTAGTCACCCAATACAAAAGAGATTTAGTCATCCATGAAAGTCATCTCTATTACACATGAATGAACTTTTGAAGCAAAGGAGTTAATCTTAAATCTTCTTACCAGGTGATCAAAGACCTTCTTCTTCTACCTTTCTGTTGTTCTTTTTCCTTCAAAAGTATCTCATTCtttcataaaaacaaaacaCTCACCCAATTATGTTTCAACTATTTATATGTTGAAAAATTCATAACCTTTCTCTCAACTATTTCGAGATGATTCTTTTTTTCACTCAATAGAATTTGGCTTGATTTGAATCTCTTGAGTTCTCCTTtcttctgaattttttttccctttttttaattgattgctTTCTCTTCAAATTAGGTATTTACTCctacatgaaaaatatataaaacaataattCGACGTTAAGAGATGTTATGATAAGAAATTCAAGTGCTCTATAAGAATCataattttaatgaattttgtgCTTAATATTATTGTCATATCTGAAAATGTGATCTATATTTTTCTAGATGAAAAAATAGACAAAACTTTAAGAGGTGAccaaatttcattaatttttaaaaggtAAAAGCCTAATTTAAGGCACTAAAACCTAAAACACCAAAATATCTCATATTGGGAAttaatgcaaaaaaaataaaaatataattaagccAAAAGAGTGAGATAGTGAAGTGAGGAAAGGCTCAAGAAAAGGGGAAAAGGTACAGCATGCTTCTTCCTCCATCATCCAGCGATATGATATCATCAACAACACAGCCCCAGACAAAACAAAACTAAACCCCAACATACCACATCACAAACAACATTaactatacaaaaaaaaatccctTTTTTTTCCTCTCTCTCCTCTAAAATCTCACCCTCTTGCTGTGGTGCAGATCTCAAGGGGGATCTGAGTTGAGTTGAGGTGAGGTTTTGATTCGGGAGGGGGCAAGACGCCTCCTTTTTAGGGTTTTCTACAATGGCCACACCCTTTCCATTTCCCCTCTCCGCCACTCAGGTTCACGTGTAATTTCTTTTTTCCCACATACCCTTTTTCTCCACCATTATAATTAACCTTAAAAGCGACCATTTTGTTTTGTTCAGGTGGGTACTTACTTTGTGGGGCAGTACTACCATGTTCTTGAGACCAAGCCCGAGTTGGTGTATCAATTCTACTCTGACGTCAGCACCATGATACGCATCGATGGCAACGCCAGGGACACTGCCACTGCAATGCTggttcgttttttttttttctattttaaggatatttttttattttattatagacTTGTATTTTTGGGCCTTCATATTGTGGTTTGGAATATAATTGCTCTATTGGAAATTTGATTTTTGGGAATATGTTTGTTTAGACATTTTCAGCCTTTCTATCTTCTTGTTCTGGCTTTGTCTTGTGTGATATATAATATTTGGATAAGAGGTTCTGACcgctgtttttgaatggttttAGTGTATTAGTCAATTTATTTATTGGTAGAAGTGTTCTGTATTTGTCCAATTATTATAGTGAAACTCTTATTTCCCCCAGAATTAAAGAAATTTCTCTCTGGGCAGCAAATCCACGCACTTGTTATGTCAATCAGTTTTACTGGAATTGGAATCAAGACAGTACAATGTCTGGAATCTTGGAGTGGTGGCGTTCTTATATCGGTTTTTGGTTCTGCGCAACTTAAGGACTACAATGTGAGGAGGAAATTTATGCAGTTATTCTTCCTTGCACCCCAAGAAAAGGGTTTCTTTGTGCTCAATGATATTTTTCACTTTGTTGACGAGGAGCCAGTTCACAATCTCCAACCTGTATTTTTGGCTCAGAGCAATTTTGACTCAAAATTGAATGCTCCTAGCACAATTACTAAAccaggtatgttcttcttcagcCTTTGGgatgttttgaatttttattgaATCTTATAATTATTGCTTCACttattaattattatcatttgaagataaatgaaaaatgaaattttatttctactgctacatttatttataaattaggtCTCTATGACTTTCTACTGTCATCATGTCATGGATGCTCCCTGTTcttttgtgtgaatttttttatctgaTTTTGTTCAAAACCCGACTTAGACTGGTATTCaaattttcattatatattGCTTGTCGCAGAGGGAGGATCTGGTAGTTCTTAATATGTTAAGTCAGAAAATATAACTTAATGAACTTTATTCCCTTATTTGGATTCCTAAGCTATTATCATCTTGTGCGTTGCATCTGGTGCTACTGATAAGTATGTAGCTTATTATTAATGGTCtgtgtttattgttttatttatagTCAAATGTTGTATTTTGTCTATTCTCTACATCATCCATTGTCACCAGGCATTATCACATTCACAACTGTATTCTTGCtgttatcaaattttaatttagcTGTTGGGTTCTATTTGGTTAAGCTTGTCCATAAATATTTCCagagaagaaaatgagaaagtcaaataaaataaacttttctcaTAAGTTAAAATCAACTTATGCTCTTTAATGAAAAGCTCTCGTTTAACTTCTCTGAAAATTGACTTGcatattttgatttaacttATGGAAGAAAGtttgattattttgttttttgttttcttttacacAAATAGGGACTTAATCTAAATGGCAACTACAGATTTCTATCGAAGAGTTTCTAGCTTTATTAATCTGAACCATATATCCTTATGAATTTAGCCATAACAAGTGATTGGTGgtgattttatttaataaggTAAAACGGGAAGGGAAGATTAATTGCAAACTGCATTTATTGTTGGTAAATGTTCTTATTAAAGCATTAAAGCTTGAAAAACTTTTAGAcatgatttttttgttttatagcCATTGTGGCTGTTTTTGGAGTATACTCAATTCTTCAAACTGTAGTTTTTTCTAGTAATTGAGATCTCTGAGTTTTACTTTTACAGTTTCCAACTACCTGTTGGGTGGAGATATACAGGCAAGAGACTTTGTTGCTACAAATGAGGTCAAAGAAAATGGCGCAGTCAATACTTATGGATATTCACAGCAACAAATAGCACGAGTCTATGATTCTGAACATGTTCAGGAAGATGTTATTGCCGAAGAGTCACATGCTTTTCTTAAACCTTCTGTGAATGATATGCAAGAACATGCACCTTCTTCTGCTGAAGAACCTCCTGAGGAGCCCCCAAAACATACTTATGCTTCCATTGTATGTTTGAACTAACGAATGGATTACTTTCTGCACAATGTTTTTCTTTTGAGATTCAATTATGACTTCGGAACTGACTATGTTATGAAACTGTGGGAAGTTACAGGTTGCTAAAGGACAAGTTACACCATCTGTAGCTTCTCAGTCATCTCTGAAGAATGTGTCTTCTTTGGACAAGGAGCATGCTACACCAACTAATAGCCAACAAACACCTACATTGATTAAAGCATTTGAAAGGTCTGAAACTGACGTAGTGGAGGACATTCCCACAGCTGAAGATGAAGGTTACTGTGTGTACTTCTTGAGACTAattcattcaattttttaatttatttttttatatagttacTCTTTGGTTTTGATGCCCATTTTATGATGGCTCGTTACATCT
Encoded here:
- the LOC137816392 gene encoding nuclear transport factor 2-like isoform X8, with amino-acid sequence MSISFTGIGIKTVQCLESWSGGVLISVFGSAQLKDYNVRRKFMQLFFLAPQEKGFFVLNDIFHFVDEEPVHNLQPVFLAQSNFDSKLNAPSTITKPVSNYLLGGDIQARDFVATNEVKENGAVNTYGYSQQQIARVYDSEHVQEDVIAEESHAFLKPSVNDMQEHAPSSAEEPPEEPPKHTYASIVAKGQVTPSVASQSSLKNVSSLDKEHATPTNSQQTPTLIKAFERSETDVVEDIPTAEDEGYYEIKSVYVRNLSPTISASEIEEELKNFGRIRPEGVVIRSRKDVGVCYAFVEFEDMSGVHNAVKAGSVEVAGRQVYIEERRPNSNIPSRGGRRGRARSSYQSEAPRGRFGPRNYGRGSGQDGGEREYNKPRGNTFYRPTTRQERGY
- the LOC137816392 gene encoding nuclear transport factor 2-like isoform X9, yielding MSISFTGIGIKTVQCLESWSGGVLISVFGSAQLKDYNVRRKFMQLFFLAPQEKGFFVLNDIFHFVDEEPVHNLQPVFLAQSNFDSKLNAPSTITKPVSNYLLGGDIQARDFVATNEVKENGAVNTYGYSQQQIARVYDSEHVQEDVIAEESHAFLKPSVNDMQEHAPSSAEEPPEEPPKHTYASIVAKGQVTPSVASQSSLKNVSSLDKEHATPTNSQQTPTLIKAFERSETDVVEDIPTAEDEDEIKSVYVRNLSPTISASEIEEELKNFGRIRPEGVVIRSRKDVGVCYAFVEFEDMSGVHNAVKAGSVEVAGRQVYIEERRPNSNIPSRGGRRGRARSSYQSEAPRGRFGPRNYGRGSGQDGGEREYNKPRGNTFYRPTTRQERGY